CTCATTCCTTTCTCTACTGCCTCTGGCCATAGCATAACCAATGAGGAGCTGAAGGAGAAAAATGCCGAACTACAAGAAAAACTTCGACTGGTAGAAACTGAAAAGTCTGAGATCCAGCTCCACATCAAGGAGCTAAAAAGGAAACTGGAGACGGACAAAATCCTGCTGCCACAGGTGAGCAGCGGCAGCCCCGGGGGTGTGGGAGCAGCATCCAGCTGGGACCATGGTCTAGGGATCATGCAGGGTATGGGGAGGCTCCAGCCAGGAGCTGGAAAATTTGGGTCCTTGTTCTGGTCCCACCATAGAATCCTCTAGAGTGTGCTAAAAATCTACAAATTGGGACCATGCCTGGGAAATCAGAACCTCAGGGTTAGggcttaaaatttctttttaaagaatcataGACGAAAACCGTTATTTTATAGATTACATTTATATACCTAGCTTATGACTCTATTTCCTTTTGAGGTTCAAACCAACACTTTGCAGGAGAAGatgtggaggcaggaggaggagctACGGGATCAGGAGAAGCTACGGAAGCACGAGAAGAAGATGTGGAGACAGGAGCAGAGGCTGCGGAACCAGGAGAAGGAGCTGCGGGAGCAGGAGCAGTGGATGCAAAAGCAGGAGCAGCAGATGCGAAAGCAGGAGCAGCAGATGCGGAAGCAGGAGGAGCAGATGCGGAAACAGGAGGAGCAGATGCGGAAACTGGAGGAGCAGATGCGGAAGCAGGAGAAGCAGAtgggggagcaggaggagcagatgCGGAAACAGGAGGAGCAGATGCGGAAACTGGAGGAGCAGATGCGGAAGCAGGAGAAGCAGAtgggggagcaggaggagcagatgCGGAAACAGGAGGAGCAGATGCGGAAACTGGAGGAGCAGATGCGGAAGCGGGAGGAGCAGGTGCGGAAGCGGGAGGAGCAGGTGTGGAAGCGGGAGGAGCAGAtgtgggagcaggaggagcagatgGGGGAGCAGGAGAAGAAGATGCGGAAGCAGGTCGAGAGGCTGCGATTCAAGGAGAGGCTGTGGGTTGAGTATGAGAAgatgcaggaggaggaggagaaggtccGGGGGCAGGTGGAGAAGAAGGAGAGGATGGGAGAGCAGGAGGAGAAGATGCAGGAGGAGCGGTGCTCAgagccctgcctccctccctccaaatATCCTCGTGATATGAGCCATGCTGACAGCCTGAAGCCTGCACGAGAGGCCGGGAAGGGCTATTCCCATGACAACCGCACTGCACAGAAGATCACGCAGCTGCCCCCTGGAATGAAGAACACCCAGGAGCGCCCAGGCTTAGGCAGCACCTCCTGCATCCCATTCTTCTACCGAGGAGACAAGAAAAAGATCAAGATCATCAATATCTAAAAAGAACGGTCAACAAGGCCTACAGAAGTGTAAGCCGCCATGTGACCTTGTGAATACAGTCTGAGAACAAactcgaaaaaaagaaaatttattttaaattgtggcaaaatactggccgggcacggcggcctgcacctgtaatcacaccactttgggaggcctaggcgggtggatcaccaatCCTAggtatgtgggaggctgaggttgcagtgagccgagatcacaccactgcactccagtctgggtgacagagtgaaactcccatt
The sequence above is a segment of the Gorilla gorilla gorilla isolate KB3781 chromosome 19, NHGRI_mGorGor1-v2.1_pri, whole genome shotgun sequence genome. Coding sequences within it:
- the LOC101137218 gene encoding golgin subfamily A member 6-like protein 7, which encodes MMSEKTQQRKLAGTKRKFTDYHQWNSAGVGTGATDTKKKKINNGTNPETTTSGGCHSPEDKQQNRAQLKEKKKTSHQHRQALRRQLEAQDHTIRILKCQKTELETALHYSQDAARKFEEDSKDLAGRLHHSWHFAGELQRALSAMSAEHKRADTYIKELTKEREALSLELHRNIITNEELKEKNAELQEKLRLVETEKSEIQLHIKELKRKLETDKILLPQVQTNTLQEKMWRQEEELRDQEKLRKHEKKMWRQEQRLRNQEKELREQEQWMQKQEQQMRKQEQQMRKQEEQMRKQEEQMRKLEEQMRKQEKQMGEQEEQMRKQEEQMRKLEEQMRKQEKQMGEQEEQMRKQEEQMRKLEEQMRKREEQVRKREEQVWKREEQMWEQEEQMGEQEKKMRKQVERLRFKERLWVEYEKMQEEEEKVRGQVEKKERMGEQEEKMQEERCSEPCLPPSKYPRDMSHADSLKPAREAGKGYSHDNRTAQKITQLPPGMKNTQERPGLGSTSCIPFFYRGDKKKIKIINI